In a genomic window of Demequina muriae:
- a CDS encoding response regulator transcription factor, with amino-acid sequence MTQILIVEDEDRIASFIAKGLTAAGYVPVRASTVREGMDAVLVNDPALIVLDLGLPDGDGMDLLRRMRDSGVSAPVIILTARRSLDDTVAGLEGGADDYMSKPFGFDELLARIRLRLRHVDGADATTIEHGSLVLDLRARTVSLQGRTIDLSAREFALAETLMRHPGQVLAREQLLAQVWGYDFDPGSNVVDVYVRYLRAKVGAEWIETVRGVGYRWRRDGGAAQST; translated from the coding sequence ATGACCCAGATCCTTATCGTCGAGGACGAGGATCGTATCGCGTCCTTCATCGCCAAGGGCCTCACCGCCGCGGGCTACGTACCCGTCCGTGCGTCCACGGTGCGGGAGGGCATGGACGCCGTGCTGGTGAACGATCCGGCGTTGATCGTGCTCGACTTGGGCCTGCCGGACGGCGATGGCATGGACCTGCTGCGCCGCATGCGCGACAGCGGGGTCAGCGCGCCGGTGATCATCCTTACTGCCCGTCGCTCGCTCGACGACACCGTCGCGGGCCTCGAGGGTGGCGCCGACGACTACATGTCGAAGCCGTTCGGGTTCGACGAGCTGCTCGCGCGCATTCGCCTGCGTCTGCGTCACGTGGACGGCGCGGACGCGACCACCATCGAGCACGGGTCATTGGTGCTGGACCTGCGGGCGCGGACGGTGTCTCTCCAGGGCCGCACCATCGATCTGTCCGCAAGAGAGTTCGCCCTGGCGGAGACGCTGATGCGGCACCCGGGCCAGGTGCTCGCTCGCGAACAGCTGCTCGCCCAGGTGTGGGGCTACGACTTCGACCCCGGGTCCAACGTGGTGGACGTCTACGTGCGCTACCTGCGGGCCAAAGTGGGCGCGGAGTGGATCGAGACGGTGCGAGGCGTGGGCTACCGCTGGCGGCGCGACGGCGGTGCCGCCCAGTCGACCTGA
- a CDS encoding chorismate-binding protein, producing the protein MTRGHDERVRGSAEFRGVRARGVVEHIDARVDGHRLSEGGFWVVVGDFDGRIDAWRMGEVAHAEAGDVEPSAAPPSGRAWHGPAADAWETSLSREAYMGGVSRIREDIRDGTVYQVNLCRVLSAPLPAGPAGPDAVALSERLAIGNPARYASRIVIPAGDAHPGAWIVSASPELYLSVERDTLRSSPIKGTAAPGVAMLDKDIAENVMITDLVRNDLSHVAQPGSVAVPELLAEHQHPGLTHLESTVEASLAPRYSWTAPLWPALLDGTFPPGSVSGAPKSSALRIIEREETAPRGPYCGAIGWIDADARRAELAVGIRTFWWRDGRLRFGTGAGITWGSDPAGEWDETELKARRLIGLASAGILHS; encoded by the coding sequence GTGACACGGGGACACGACGAGCGAGTGCGGGGCAGCGCCGAGTTCCGTGGCGTCCGGGCACGAGGCGTGGTCGAGCACATCGATGCCCGTGTGGACGGGCATCGGCTCTCCGAAGGCGGATTCTGGGTGGTCGTCGGCGACTTCGACGGTCGCATCGATGCGTGGCGCATGGGTGAGGTCGCTCACGCCGAAGCGGGCGACGTCGAACCGAGCGCCGCACCCCCGTCTGGCCGCGCATGGCACGGCCCCGCGGCCGATGCGTGGGAGACCTCGCTGTCCCGCGAGGCCTATATGGGCGGCGTCTCGCGCATCCGCGAGGACATTCGCGACGGCACCGTCTACCAGGTGAACCTCTGTCGGGTCCTGAGTGCACCGCTCCCCGCGGGGCCGGCAGGGCCCGATGCGGTCGCGCTCTCCGAGCGCCTTGCCATCGGCAACCCCGCCCGCTACGCCAGCCGCATCGTGATCCCCGCAGGCGACGCACACCCTGGCGCCTGGATCGTGTCCGCGTCGCCGGAGCTGTATCTCAGTGTCGAGCGCGACACGCTGCGGTCGTCGCCCATCAAGGGCACGGCTGCGCCCGGAGTCGCGATGCTCGACAAGGACATCGCCGAGAACGTGATGATCACCGACCTGGTGCGCAACGATCTGTCCCACGTGGCTCAGCCCGGATCCGTGGCCGTCCCCGAGCTGCTTGCGGAGCACCAGCACCCTGGCCTGACCCATCTCGAGTCCACGGTCGAGGCATCGCTCGCACCCCGCTACTCATGGACCGCGCCCCTGTGGCCCGCACTGCTCGACGGCACCTTCCCGCCAGGGTCGGTCTCGGGAGCGCCCAAGTCGTCGGCCCTGCGCATCATCGAGCGCGAGGAGACCGCGCCTCGAGGGCCCTATTGCGGCGCCATCGGCTGGATCGATGCCGATGCGCGCCGTGCGGAGCTGGCCGTCGGGATCCGCACCTTCTGGTGGCGCGACGGTCGGCTGCGGTTCGGCACCGGCGCAGGCATCACGTGGGGCTCCGACCCGGCGGGCGAATGGGACGAGACCGAACTGAAGGCCAGACGCTTGATCGGCCTGGCATCAGCCGGGATACTTCACTCATGA
- a CDS encoding aminotransferase class IV yields MSVIVWSGGALRAPGEPIITATDHGLTVGDGVFETLTIRDGQPFALTRHLARLRYSAERIGLAEPDADAVRAGIAAVMEAGAGALTRLRVTVTSGQGPMSSARGDGPQTVVVTGGQAARPHVCHAVRAPWHRNERSPLAGVKSTSYGENAVMAAYARDKGADEAIVANTHGNLCEGTATNVFVEVDEEIVTPPLASGCLPGITRGLALEWAAQAGLPIRVAAPGELTMSVLDAAIEGRAHLAVTSSTRGVQHIASLDGHDLAAGRLLRKLGALFELNAERDPDPAPRRSS; encoded by the coding sequence ATGAGCGTGATCGTGTGGTCCGGTGGCGCACTGCGCGCGCCGGGCGAACCGATCATCACCGCCACGGATCACGGTCTCACTGTGGGGGACGGCGTCTTCGAGACTCTCACCATTCGCGACGGCCAGCCCTTCGCGCTCACCCGCCACCTCGCGCGGCTGCGGTACTCGGCGGAGCGCATCGGCCTGGCGGAGCCCGATGCGGACGCCGTTCGCGCGGGCATCGCGGCGGTGATGGAGGCGGGCGCGGGCGCGCTGACGCGCCTTCGCGTGACCGTCACCTCGGGTCAGGGGCCGATGAGCTCGGCGCGCGGCGACGGACCGCAGACCGTGGTGGTCACCGGGGGACAGGCGGCTCGCCCGCACGTGTGTCACGCCGTGCGCGCGCCCTGGCACCGCAACGAGCGGTCGCCTCTCGCCGGCGTGAAATCCACGTCGTACGGCGAGAATGCCGTGATGGCGGCATACGCGCGTGACAAGGGCGCGGACGAGGCCATCGTCGCGAACACGCACGGCAACCTGTGCGAGGGCACCGCGACCAACGTGTTCGTCGAGGTCGATGAGGAGATCGTGACGCCGCCGCTCGCATCGGGCTGCCTGCCGGGGATCACGCGGGGGCTCGCCCTCGAATGGGCCGCCCAGGCGGGACTGCCGATCCGCGTCGCGGCACCCGGCGAGCTCACCATGAGCGTGCTCGACGCCGCGATCGAGGGCCGCGCCCACCTCGCCGTGACATCCTCGACCCGTGGCGTCCAGCACATCGCGAGCCTCGATGGGCACGACCTCGCAGCGGGTCGACTGCTGCGCAAGCTGGGCGCGCTGTTCGAGCTCAACGCCGAGCGCGATCCCGATCCGGCGCCGCGTCGCTCCTCGTAA
- the treY gene encoding malto-oligosyltrehalose synthase, whose amino-acid sequence MTDVTHERTRRAGHRLDAPVPNSTYRLQLSADFTFADAAEHLEYFVSLGVSHLYLSPVLEAAPGSTHFYDVVDHSRIAESLGGVEALRELSWKAGEHGLGLIADVVPNHMAVPTPAFHNKALWSVLAHGEESDHAHWFDVDWSSGDPVLMPVLGQRIGTVLAADELHLDTMVVPGFEEAGEVHVLRYFEHVFPVREGTENLPMADLVDQQHYRLAYWRVANEELNYRRFFDVGSLVAVRVEDEDVFEATHRVIVDLVKDGTLQGLRIDHPDGLADPAGYLARLHDATDGAWVVVEKILEGDEQLPRSWRTAGTTGYDAAWRVGALLRDPAGSSPLAGTLHRLTGDAMGTLPDMISEAKLEIVKESLSSEVHRLATIAHTVCHTDVRLRDHTWRSLYDCLRTLLVEFDRYRAYVVAGVPPKPPSLEAIDHAAERAQAHLDPERHETLEVVVDLLKGAEVGSAGRTDDKNRRELITRFQQACGAVMAKGVEDTAYYRWTHLLPLCEVGSPAGRFALPPSGFHAWADEQQLAFPHAMTCLTTHDTKRSEDVRARLGVLSEAADEWDVTVTHLQEAASRIRPALLDGRMENLWWQTLVGTSDEHGFMDWDRLEGYLVKAMRESKTHTTWTAVDADYESAVLWFAQSTHTDPAIRDIVLAWHKSVAIGTRAAILSMKLIQLTMPGVPDIYQGTEMVAPSLVDPDNRRPVDFAARASALRKVTGRAKPKSLDEEKLLVTARAVQARRDHPEAFIGDHAGYHPLAASSGHAVVYARTVGDEPQVITVATRLGLDLEKLGGWREHTVTLPDGRWRDVLSGREFEGGNVDLHDLLPAMPVALLVAA is encoded by the coding sequence ATGACTGACGTCACTCACGAACGCACGCGACGGGCCGGGCACCGCCTCGATGCGCCGGTGCCGAACTCGACCTACCGACTCCAGCTCAGTGCGGACTTCACCTTCGCCGATGCGGCGGAGCACCTGGAGTACTTCGTCTCGCTCGGAGTGAGCCACCTCTACCTGTCGCCCGTGCTCGAGGCCGCCCCCGGCTCGACGCACTTCTACGACGTGGTGGACCACTCCCGGATCGCCGAGTCCCTGGGGGGCGTCGAGGCGCTGCGGGAGCTCTCCTGGAAGGCTGGCGAGCACGGCCTCGGTCTCATCGCCGACGTGGTGCCGAACCACATGGCCGTCCCCACGCCCGCCTTCCACAACAAGGCACTGTGGTCGGTGCTGGCGCACGGCGAGGAGTCCGATCACGCCCACTGGTTCGACGTGGACTGGTCGAGCGGCGACCCCGTGCTCATGCCCGTGCTCGGCCAGCGCATCGGCACGGTGCTCGCGGCCGACGAGCTGCACCTCGACACGATGGTCGTTCCCGGCTTCGAGGAGGCCGGCGAGGTCCACGTGCTGCGGTACTTCGAGCACGTGTTCCCTGTTCGCGAAGGCACCGAGAATCTGCCGATGGCGGACCTCGTCGACCAGCAGCACTACCGCCTCGCGTACTGGCGGGTAGCGAACGAGGAGCTGAACTACCGCCGTTTCTTCGACGTCGGCTCCCTCGTGGCAGTCCGGGTCGAGGACGAGGACGTGTTCGAGGCCACCCACCGCGTCATCGTCGACCTCGTCAAGGACGGCACGCTGCAGGGCCTGCGCATCGACCACCCCGACGGCCTCGCCGACCCCGCTGGATATCTCGCTCGCCTGCACGATGCGACGGACGGCGCGTGGGTGGTCGTCGAGAAGATCCTCGAGGGCGACGAGCAGCTCCCGCGCTCGTGGCGCACGGCGGGCACCACCGGTTACGACGCCGCATGGCGCGTGGGTGCGCTGCTGCGGGACCCCGCTGGCTCGTCGCCGCTCGCTGGCACTCTTCACCGCCTCACAGGCGACGCGATGGGCACCCTGCCGGACATGATCTCCGAGGCGAAGCTCGAGATCGTCAAGGAGTCGCTGTCGAGCGAGGTGCACCGTCTCGCGACCATCGCCCACACCGTGTGCCACACCGATGTGCGGCTGCGCGACCACACGTGGCGGTCGCTGTACGACTGCCTGCGCACGCTGCTCGTCGAGTTCGACCGCTACCGCGCGTATGTCGTGGCCGGCGTCCCACCCAAGCCTCCGTCGCTCGAGGCGATCGATCACGCCGCCGAGCGCGCTCAGGCGCACCTGGACCCCGAGCGTCACGAGACCCTCGAGGTGGTCGTCGACCTGCTCAAGGGCGCCGAGGTCGGCTCCGCTGGCCGCACGGACGACAAGAACCGGCGCGAGCTCATCACGCGATTCCAGCAGGCATGCGGCGCAGTGATGGCCAAGGGTGTCGAGGACACCGCCTACTACCGCTGGACCCACCTGCTCCCGTTGTGCGAGGTCGGCTCCCCCGCCGGCCGCTTCGCGCTGCCGCCCTCGGGCTTCCACGCCTGGGCCGACGAGCAGCAGCTCGCGTTCCCGCACGCGATGACGTGCCTCACGACTCACGACACCAAGCGTTCCGAGGACGTCCGCGCCCGCCTGGGCGTGCTGTCGGAGGCCGCCGACGAGTGGGACGTCACCGTCACGCACCTCCAGGAGGCCGCGTCTCGCATCCGGCCGGCCCTGCTGGATGGCCGCATGGAGAACCTGTGGTGGCAGACACTGGTCGGCACCTCCGACGAGCACGGCTTCATGGACTGGGACCGGCTCGAGGGCTACCTCGTCAAGGCCATGCGCGAGTCGAAGACCCACACCACGTGGACCGCCGTCGACGCCGACTACGAATCGGCAGTGCTGTGGTTCGCACAGTCGACGCACACGGACCCCGCGATCCGCGACATCGTCCTCGCGTGGCACAAGTCAGTGGCCATCGGCACTCGCGCCGCGATCCTGTCGATGAAGCTCATCCAGCTCACGATGCCCGGGGTGCCGGACATCTACCAGGGAACTGAGATGGTCGCTCCGTCGCTGGTGGACCCCGACAACCGGCGCCCGGTGGACTTCGCCGCCCGCGCATCGGCCCTTCGCAAGGTCACGGGCCGCGCGAAGCCGAAGTCCCTCGACGAGGAGAAGCTGCTGGTCACGGCACGCGCGGTACAGGCCCGCCGCGACCACCCCGAGGCCTTCATCGGCGACCACGCGGGCTACCACCCGCTCGCCGCGTCCTCCGGGCACGCCGTCGTGTACGCGCGCACCGTCGGAGACGAGCCGCAGGTCATCACGGTGGCGACCCGCTTGGGACTCGACCTGGAGAAGCTCGGCGGGTGGCGCGAGCACACCGTGACGCTGCCCGACGGCCGCTGGCGCGACGTGCTGTCCGGCCGGGAGTTCGAGGGCGGCAACGTCGACCTCCACGACCTGCTGCCCGCCATGCCGGTGGCGCTGCTGGTGGCCGCCTGA
- a CDS encoding heavy metal translocating P-type ATPase, whose product MDTRQRQGQDDLMERWRSRADLMLFVVSTGLLLVGAFFWFSGPRSWGEAILVAAAVLGLVVSAWWIARAIRSREFTVDVIAFLALAGALWVGEPFAGAVITVMLATGQLLEDRAAARARRELSLLIERAPRTARKLMADELDEIPVDDVGVGDRILVRTGEVVPVNGRLAAGGVLDESALTGEPMPVERPAGDQVRSGVVNAGPPLELRATATAAESTYAGVVRLVQQAQASSAPFVRAADRVAIIFVPLTLLLAGGAWAVSGDSVRAVAVLVVATPCPLLLAAPIAIMSGLSRAARIGVVIKGGGALERLAAGRVMLFDKTGTLTQGQPALSDVIPAGADVDATEILRLAASLDQVSAHVLASAIVTAAARRDLDLELPTDVREEHGYGLSGRVGSHHVRLGKAAWIVGDAPPAWARQVRRRADLDGSLSVFVAVDGVPAGAFLLEDPIRPDAPRMIRALRQAGITRVVLVTGDREDTAGTVGRIVGVDTVLADRDPADKLAAITIESDGAATIMVGDGVNDAPALAAAGVGVALASHGATASSEAADVVLTVDRIDALADAILISRRSRRVAIQAVSIGMGLSLIAMVVAALGYLPPTAGALLQEVIDVLAIAIALRAVLPGRTHTIAMPPIDVATARRLRAEHDATLAVVEQIRAVADGLTTERSSLAPVRDLHDRLVTELLPHERADEALLLPLVSRALGGAETTATLSRTHAEIEHQVGRLGRLLAGLDEDAFHGDTAEPEDVVELRRLLYGLYGILRLHNAQEEEGAFSLVPTARATGA is encoded by the coding sequence GTGGACACCCGACAGCGGCAGGGACAAGATGACCTTATGGAGCGGTGGCGCTCGCGCGCGGACCTGATGCTCTTCGTCGTCTCGACGGGGCTGCTCCTCGTGGGCGCCTTCTTCTGGTTCAGTGGACCCCGCTCCTGGGGCGAGGCCATCCTGGTCGCCGCCGCGGTGCTCGGACTCGTGGTGTCCGCATGGTGGATCGCACGCGCGATCCGCAGTCGCGAGTTCACCGTCGACGTGATCGCGTTCCTGGCGCTGGCGGGGGCGCTGTGGGTCGGCGAGCCGTTCGCCGGCGCGGTCATCACCGTCATGCTGGCGACCGGCCAGCTGCTCGAGGACCGGGCGGCGGCGCGGGCACGGCGCGAGCTCAGCCTCCTCATCGAGAGGGCGCCTCGCACCGCGCGCAAGCTGATGGCGGACGAACTCGACGAGATCCCTGTCGACGACGTCGGCGTCGGTGACCGGATCCTGGTGCGCACGGGCGAGGTGGTGCCCGTCAACGGAAGGCTGGCGGCTGGGGGCGTCCTCGACGAATCGGCGCTCACAGGAGAGCCGATGCCGGTCGAGCGTCCCGCTGGGGACCAGGTGCGCAGCGGAGTGGTCAATGCGGGGCCCCCTCTCGAGCTCAGGGCGACCGCCACGGCAGCCGAGTCCACGTACGCGGGGGTGGTGCGACTCGTGCAGCAGGCGCAGGCATCGTCCGCTCCGTTCGTCCGTGCCGCCGACCGGGTCGCGATCATCTTCGTCCCGCTGACGCTCCTGCTCGCCGGTGGTGCGTGGGCCGTGTCAGGCGACTCGGTTCGCGCCGTCGCCGTGCTCGTCGTCGCCACGCCGTGCCCCCTGCTGCTCGCGGCTCCGATCGCCATCATGTCCGGGCTGTCACGGGCCGCGAGAATCGGCGTCGTCATCAAAGGCGGCGGCGCGCTCGAGAGGCTGGCCGCGGGCCGCGTGATGCTCTTCGACAAGACCGGCACTCTCACCCAGGGGCAACCGGCGCTGTCCGACGTGATCCCCGCAGGCGCCGACGTGGACGCGACTGAGATCCTTCGCCTGGCCGCTTCGCTCGACCAGGTCTCCGCTCATGTGCTCGCGAGCGCGATCGTCACGGCCGCGGCGCGGCGCGACCTGGACCTCGAGCTCCCCACGGACGTGCGCGAGGAGCACGGCTACGGGCTGAGCGGACGCGTCGGGTCTCACCACGTCCGCCTGGGCAAAGCCGCATGGATCGTGGGCGACGCCCCACCCGCGTGGGCGCGCCAGGTGCGCCGCAGAGCAGACCTCGACGGTTCGCTGTCCGTCTTCGTCGCGGTTGACGGCGTACCCGCGGGCGCCTTCCTCCTCGAGGACCCGATCCGGCCCGACGCCCCGCGGATGATCCGCGCGCTGCGCCAGGCGGGCATCACCCGGGTCGTGCTGGTCACCGGGGACCGAGAGGACACCGCGGGAACGGTGGGACGGATCGTGGGAGTGGATACGGTTCTCGCCGACCGCGACCCCGCCGACAAGCTTGCGGCCATCACCATCGAGTCGGACGGCGCCGCCACCATCATGGTCGGCGACGGCGTCAATGACGCCCCTGCTCTCGCGGCGGCCGGGGTGGGGGTCGCACTGGCGTCACACGGCGCCACCGCATCGTCCGAGGCGGCCGACGTCGTGCTCACCGTCGATCGCATCGACGCCCTCGCCGACGCGATCCTGATCTCGCGTCGCTCGAGGCGGGTCGCGATCCAAGCGGTGTCCATCGGCATGGGGCTCTCGCTGATCGCCATGGTGGTCGCCGCACTGGGGTACTTGCCACCGACGGCGGGAGCGCTCCTGCAGGAAGTGATCGACGTCCTCGCCATCGCGATCGCTCTGCGCGCCGTGCTGCCGGGACGGACGCACACGATCGCCATGCCGCCCATCGACGTCGCCACCGCGCGCCGACTCAGAGCCGAACACGATGCCACGCTCGCCGTCGTCGAGCAGATACGCGCGGTGGCCGATGGGCTCACGACCGAGCGCAGCAGCCTCGCCCCGGTCAGGGACCTTCACGACAGGCTCGTGACCGAGCTGCTGCCACATGAACGAGCCGACGAGGCCCTGCTCCTGCCGCTGGTGAGCCGGGCGCTGGGCGGCGCCGAGACCACCGCGACCCTGAGCCGCACCCACGCGGAGATCGAACACCAGGTCGGGCGGCTGGGCCGTCTGCTCGCGGGTCTCGACGAAGACGCGTTCCACGGGGACACGGCGGAGCCCGAGGACGTCGTGGAGCTGCGTCGACTCCTCTACGGCCTCTACGGGATCCTGCGCCTGCACAACGCCCAGGAGGAAGAGGGCGCGTTCAGCCTCGTTCCCACGGCACGCGCCACCGGCGCCTGA
- a CDS encoding organic hydroperoxide resistance protein — translation MTTTPKVFYTATATATGDGRNGHVATDDGLLDLDLATPKPFTKAKRTNPEQLFAAGYAACFNSAIGQAAKQLKVRVDDSTVTGKVGIGALGLTGGFGLAVTLEVHLVGVDDETARRVADKAHEVCPYSHATRGNIPVEVTVTTS, via the coding sequence ATGACCACCACGCCCAAGGTCTTCTACACCGCCACTGCCACCGCCACCGGAGACGGCCGCAACGGCCACGTCGCCACGGATGACGGCCTTCTCGACCTCGACCTCGCGACCCCCAAGCCCTTCACCAAGGCAAAGCGCACCAACCCCGAGCAGCTGTTCGCCGCCGGATACGCCGCATGCTTCAACTCGGCCATCGGACAGGCGGCGAAGCAGCTCAAGGTCAGGGTCGACGACTCGACGGTCACCGGCAAAGTCGGCATCGGCGCCCTGGGACTCACCGGAGGCTTCGGACTCGCCGTGACGCTCGAGGTCCACCTCGTGGGCGTCGACGATGAGACCGCTCGCCGGGTCGCCGACAAGGCCCACGAGGTCTGCCCGTACTCCCACGCCACCCGTGGAAATATCCCCGTCGAGGTCACGGTTACCACCAGCTGA
- a CDS encoding TetR/AcrR family transcriptional regulator has translation MATGTMRGQARDAILRAAVSDFTSHGIRAVSADRVMADAGVSKVTFYRHFPTKDDLVVAYLEAELERVQRAVAEAGERATPGQWSAALAEEICRPGFRGCPFINAAAEYADPDHAVREVVARFRAWMIGAITGALASRGIADPERVARQVMMLRDGALVEGYVSGDPDRVAAELSAGVDALVAAA, from the coding sequence ATGGCGACAGGGACCATGCGAGGTCAGGCGCGCGACGCGATTCTCCGGGCCGCGGTGTCCGACTTCACTTCTCATGGCATCCGAGCGGTCAGCGCGGATCGGGTCATGGCCGATGCCGGGGTCTCGAAGGTGACGTTCTATCGCCATTTTCCGACCAAGGACGACCTCGTGGTCGCCTACCTCGAGGCCGAGCTCGAGCGGGTGCAGCGAGCGGTGGCCGAGGCAGGGGAGCGGGCCACGCCCGGGCAGTGGTCCGCCGCGCTGGCCGAGGAGATCTGCCGACCGGGCTTCCGGGGCTGCCCGTTCATCAACGCCGCAGCGGAGTATGCGGATCCCGACCACGCCGTCCGGGAGGTCGTGGCCCGATTCCGCGCATGGATGATCGGCGCCATCACGGGAGCGCTCGCATCCCGGGGCATCGCGGATCCCGAGCGGGTCGCCCGCCAGGTGATGATGCTGCGCGACGGAGCCCTGGTGGAGGGCTACGTGTCAGGCGACCCGGACAGGGTTGCCGCTGAGTTGTCGGCGGGAGTCGACGCTCTCGTCGCCGCCGCGTAG
- a CDS encoding sensor histidine kinase, producing MTDSVQDDPPAAPARRRWRLRLPHLTVRSAILLAVLGLTALALFTAGYTASALQDARVDARIDADLSASAEEFRVLATVGVDPRTGEPFASPEELVRTAMERVIPARNEGVLGIVGGEVAYTTRGADIALEDDPELVDKLGPLVIGDTATYTTITTDIARYRLAAVPVRTTADGALAEEPDDAVPAHDSVAALVLGYDVDAEHAAFNEVFVTYALVAASSLAVVTAVGWAIAGRLLAPVRVLASTATRIGRGDVSERIPVTGTDDMAQMTASVNEMLDRIEAAFDSQRQLVGDVRHELRTPLTIVRGHLELMDPDDPDDAREVRALALDEVDRMNRVVGDLTTLATIDRPDFVTLGEVGIGPLTDDILDKVVMLGDRDWSVEARGDATVRGDRERLTQAWLQLAANAVKFSPAGSAICLGSASTPEGAKLWVRDEGVGIAAEDQERIFERFVRAGDGSTDGSGLGLAIVKAIAEGHGGTVQCVSAPGEGSTFTIVLPPSPEPEVTA from the coding sequence ATGACGGACAGCGTGCAGGACGACCCCCCAGCGGCGCCCGCGCGCCGTCGGTGGCGCCTCCGCCTCCCCCACCTCACGGTGAGGTCCGCCATCCTGCTGGCGGTGCTCGGCCTCACCGCCCTCGCGCTCTTCACCGCCGGATACACCGCGTCTGCGCTGCAGGACGCGCGGGTGGACGCCCGCATCGACGCCGACCTGTCCGCCTCCGCCGAGGAGTTCCGGGTGCTCGCGACAGTAGGGGTGGACCCGCGCACCGGCGAGCCGTTCGCCTCCCCTGAGGAACTGGTGCGCACCGCGATGGAGCGCGTGATCCCGGCGCGCAATGAGGGCGTGCTCGGGATCGTGGGCGGCGAGGTCGCGTACACCACCCGCGGCGCCGATATCGCGCTCGAGGACGATCCGGAGCTGGTCGACAAGCTCGGCCCGCTCGTCATCGGCGACACGGCCACGTACACGACGATCACCACGGACATCGCACGCTATCGGCTCGCCGCAGTGCCCGTGCGCACCACTGCGGACGGCGCGCTCGCCGAAGAGCCGGACGACGCGGTGCCCGCCCATGACTCTGTCGCCGCCCTGGTACTCGGCTATGACGTCGACGCGGAGCACGCCGCGTTCAACGAGGTCTTCGTGACGTACGCGCTCGTGGCCGCCTCGTCGCTGGCGGTGGTCACCGCGGTGGGCTGGGCGATCGCCGGCCGACTCCTGGCCCCCGTCCGCGTGCTCGCGAGCACCGCGACCCGCATCGGCCGCGGCGATGTCTCCGAGCGCATTCCCGTCACCGGCACGGACGACATGGCGCAGATGACGGCCTCGGTCAACGAGATGCTCGACCGCATCGAGGCCGCGTTCGACTCCCAGCGCCAGCTCGTGGGCGACGTGCGCCACGAACTGCGCACCCCGCTCACCATCGTGCGCGGCCATCTCGAACTCATGGACCCCGACGACCCTGACGATGCACGCGAGGTGAGGGCGCTCGCTCTCGACGAGGTGGATCGCATGAACCGTGTCGTGGGCGACCTCACCACCCTCGCGACCATCGACCGACCGGACTTCGTGACCCTCGGAGAGGTGGGAATCGGCCCGCTGACCGACGACATCCTCGACAAGGTGGTCATGCTGGGCGACCGCGACTGGTCGGTGGAGGCCCGCGGCGACGCCACGGTTCGCGGCGACCGCGAGCGCCTCACGCAGGCTTGGCTGCAGCTCGCCGCCAACGCCGTGAAGTTCTCACCCGCGGGCTCCGCCATCTGCCTGGGATCCGCATCGACTCCCGAGGGAGCCAAGCTGTGGGTGCGGGACGAGGGTGTGGGCATCGCCGCCGAGGACCAGGAGCGCATCTTCGAACGCTTCGTGCGCGCCGGGGATGGCAGCACCGACGGATCCGGCTTGGGCCTCGCGATCGTGAAGGCGATCGCCGAGGGCCACGGCGGCACCGTCCAGTGCGTCTCCGCACCCGGAGAGGGGTCGACCTTCACGATCGTGCTCCCGCCCTCCCCCGAGCCTGAGGTGACCGCATGA
- a CDS encoding DUF1684 domain-containing protein translates to MTYSWHVRDWRRQVFDLYAAVRAQDHPAAAHRLWTEGRDRLLATHPASPVPESDREGFRARIGAYDPEFRFVVPVEQAEPERREVPTPSDGVVPFERIGRVSLPGLGGLDVWWLDSYGGGLFLPLRDGGAGDTTYGGGRYVLDTVKGADLGGDSDALVVDLNFAFQPSCAYSSDWVCPLPGPGNRLEARVDVGELVP, encoded by the coding sequence ATGACCTACTCCTGGCACGTGCGTGACTGGCGCCGACAAGTCTTCGACCTCTATGCCGCGGTGCGGGCGCAGGACCACCCGGCCGCCGCGCATCGGCTCTGGACCGAGGGTCGCGATCGACTGCTGGCGACGCACCCCGCGTCCCCGGTTCCTGAGAGCGACCGTGAGGGCTTTCGGGCCCGCATCGGCGCCTACGACCCGGAGTTCCGGTTCGTCGTGCCCGTCGAGCAAGCCGAGCCGGAGCGCCGCGAGGTGCCGACTCCGAGCGACGGCGTGGTGCCGTTCGAGCGCATCGGCCGGGTGTCGCTGCCTGGGTTGGGAGGCCTGGACGTGTGGTGGCTCGACTCGTACGGAGGGGGACTCTTCCTGCCGCTGCGCGACGGCGGAGCGGGGGACACCACCTATGGCGGCGGACGCTATGTTCTCGACACGGTGAAGGGTGCGGACCTGGGCGGAGACTCGGACGCCCTGGTCGTGGACCTGAACTTCGCGTTCCAGCCCTCGTGCGCGTACTCGAGCGACTGGGTGTGCCCGTTGCCGGGCCCGGGGAACCGGCTTGAGGCGCGCGTCGACGTGGGCGAGCTGGTGCCGTAG